One genomic segment of Nitrosopumilus sp. includes these proteins:
- a CDS encoding DUF192 domain-containing protein, with the protein MTTRAQALIPITIAAVIIGVVGILSLPSESKLESVEFPRGTIKIDDIPLEVQIADTEPRRVRGLMFQDQLPYDQGMIFVFDQPGLYSLWMLNMQFPLDMIWFDDDGKVVHIETNITPCRTALEITTCQSIVPDNEATYVLEVTAGFVEQNNITKDSVLTIISI; encoded by the coding sequence ATGACTACAAGGGCTCAAGCATTAATTCCAATTACTATTGCTGCTGTGATAATTGGTGTGGTAGGAATACTGTCGCTACCAAGTGAGAGTAAATTAGAGTCAGTTGAATTTCCAAGAGGTACTATCAAAATTGATGACATTCCACTTGAAGTGCAAATTGCTGATACTGAACCTCGACGTGTGAGGGGATTGATGTTTCAAGATCAATTACCATATGATCAAGGAATGATCTTTGTATTTGATCAACCTGGGCTTTACTCTCTTTGGATGTTAAACATGCAATTCCCACTAGATATGATTTGGTTTGATGATGATGGTAAAGTTGTTCATATTGAAACTAATATCACTCCGTGTAGAACTGCATTAGAAATCACAACTTGTCAAAGTATTGTTCCTGACAATGAAGCAACTTATGTTTTAGAGGTCACGGCAGGATTTGTTGAGCAAAATAACATTACAAAAGATTCTGTTTTGACTATTATTTCGATCTAA
- a CDS encoding iron dependent repressor, metal binding and dimerization domain protein: MKSKNTKRLDSIKAAHQSERTRSSTRMEDYLEIISELVELKGYATTLDISRYMHVSAPSVTKMLQRLDENGFLEYEKYHGINLTSKGSEIAKGIRQKHGILLEFFEILGIGYDTANQDTEGIEHHLNPKTIKQLRKFITFLKANPKIIENFKNL, encoded by the coding sequence ATGAAATCCAAAAATACAAAGAGACTAGATTCAATTAAAGCAGCTCATCAATCAGAAAGAACTCGTTCTAGTACAAGAATGGAAGATTATTTGGAAATTATTTCAGAACTAGTAGAATTAAAAGGATATGCAACTACACTAGACATTTCCAGATACATGCATGTTAGTGCACCAAGTGTTACAAAAATGCTTCAAAGATTAGACGAGAATGGGTTCTTAGAATATGAAAAGTATCATGGAATAAATCTTACAAGTAAAGGTTCTGAGATTGCTAAAGGCATAAGACAAAAGCATGGTATTTTATTAGAATTTTTTGAGATATTAGGCATCGGGTATGATACTGCAAACCAAGATACAGAAGGAATAGAACATCATCTAAACCCAAAAACAATAAAGCAGTTAAGAAAATTTATTACTTTTCTAAAAGCAAATCCAAAAATTATTGAAAATTTTAAAAATCTCTAA
- a CDS encoding PINc/VapC family ATPase encodes MSKIVSDTSVIINGQLIAQIESGSIRNAEIIIPQAVFDELQSQASGKKEQGFVGLEKIRKLKELSGSFGITITIKGVHPSNDDIKLAGSGRIDALIIDLAKQTESILYTSDNVQHLVAQAEGVETIFLKSLIKDTKMEFIKFFDSETMSVHLKENQFPLAKKGKPGNFILTQIDDTLLTRSYLEMISSQILDVANISDSSTIEISKTGASVIQHEDYRIAITHPPFSESFEITIVHPIVKLSLDDYDLSEQLMDRFSNSAEGIVISGAPGSGKSTLASGLANYYHSLGKIVKTFESPRDLQVNSGITQYSKLEGSFDNTADILLLVRPDYTIFDEVRRREDFRTFADLRLTGVGMVGVVHANSPLDAIQRFIGKIELGIIPNILDTVVFIKDGKIAKVYELELKVKVPTGMTESDLARPVIEIRNFEDKELEHEIYTFGEENVIVPVSKKTQKIGIEKLAEDKIKEVFRKYDPHVEVEILSDNRVKVLVNEHNIASIIGKGGSNINEIEKFLKVHIDVVEKNSDDSIESDNDLQFTFSESKTSFLLTVNREYTSMYVDVYVNGRNLGSLRIGKKGQIKIPKRSDIARSIMNNASTKNEIKLVLRDF; translated from the coding sequence TTGTCTAAAATAGTATCTGATACAAGCGTAATCATTAATGGGCAATTGATTGCACAAATTGAGTCCGGTTCAATCCGAAATGCCGAAATAATAATTCCTCAGGCCGTCTTTGATGAATTACAATCTCAGGCTTCAGGTAAAAAAGAGCAGGGATTTGTTGGATTAGAAAAAATTAGAAAACTAAAAGAACTATCAGGGAGTTTTGGTATTACCATAACCATAAAGGGAGTGCACCCATCTAATGATGACATTAAACTTGCAGGTAGTGGAAGAATTGATGCTTTGATTATCGATTTAGCTAAACAGACTGAATCGATACTTTACACATCTGATAATGTTCAGCATTTAGTTGCTCAAGCTGAGGGTGTGGAAACAATATTCCTAAAATCCCTTATCAAAGATACAAAAATGGAATTTATAAAATTCTTTGATTCTGAAACCATGAGTGTTCATCTTAAAGAAAATCAATTCCCACTTGCAAAAAAAGGAAAACCTGGAAATTTTATCTTAACTCAGATTGATGATACATTACTGACTAGGAGTTATTTGGAAATGATCTCTTCTCAAATACTAGATGTTGCAAATATCTCTGATTCAAGCACCATTGAAATCTCAAAGACTGGAGCTTCTGTAATTCAACATGAAGATTATCGCATTGCAATTACCCATCCTCCTTTCTCAGAATCTTTTGAAATAACCATTGTTCATCCGATAGTGAAATTATCTTTGGATGATTATGATTTATCTGAACAATTAATGGATAGATTCTCTAATAGTGCTGAAGGAATTGTAATTTCTGGTGCCCCAGGATCTGGTAAAAGCACACTTGCCTCTGGTCTTGCAAATTATTACCATAGTCTGGGAAAAATTGTTAAAACATTTGAATCTCCTCGAGATTTGCAAGTAAATTCAGGAATTACACAATATAGTAAATTGGAAGGAAGCTTTGATAATACTGCCGATATTTTGCTGCTTGTTCGTCCAGATTATACTATTTTTGATGAAGTAAGACGAAGAGAGGATTTTAGAACATTTGCAGATTTACGATTAACTGGCGTTGGGATGGTTGGTGTTGTCCATGCAAATTCTCCATTAGATGCCATTCAGAGATTTATTGGAAAAATTGAACTTGGAATAATTCCAAATATTTTGGATACTGTAGTCTTTATCAAAGATGGAAAGATTGCAAAAGTCTATGAATTAGAACTAAAAGTCAAGGTTCCTACAGGTATGACTGAATCAGATCTTGCAAGGCCTGTAATTGAGATTAGAAATTTTGAAGATAAGGAATTAGAGCATGAAATTTACACTTTTGGAGAAGAAAATGTAATTGTTCCAGTAAGTAAAAAAACCCAAAAAATTGGGATTGAAAAACTTGCCGAAGATAAGATAAAGGAGGTGTTTAGAAAATATGATCCTCATGTAGAAGTTGAAATTTTATCTGATAATAGAGTTAAGGTCCTTGTAAATGAGCACAACATTGCATCCATAATTGGGAAGGGAGGCTCAAATATCAATGAGATAGAAAAATTTCTCAAAGTACACATTGATGTTGTAGAAAAAAATTCTGATGACTCTATAGAATCTGATAATGATTTACAATTCACTTTTTCAGAATCAAAAACTTCATTCCTTCTGACAGTTAATCGAGAGTATACCTCTATGTATGTTGATGTTTATGTTAATGGGAGAAATCTAGGTTCATTGCGAATTGGAAAGAAGGGACAGATAAAAATTCCCAAACGTTCTGATATTGCACGAAGTATAATGAATAACGCATCAACTAAAAACGAAATTAAATTAGTTCTTAGAGATTTTTAA
- a CDS encoding DNA-3-methyladenine glycosylase: MNILPRDFYLQDTVTVAKNLLGKRLVRKIGRVEVSGIIIETEAYKHKEDPASHAFRNITERNKAMFGEVGHSYVYFTYGMHYCFNVVARNSKTAAGAVLIRAIMPEKGIEKMIANRKISDFKNLTNGPAKLTQALEITKEHYGVDLTKNSKLFITEGAKPNKIIKSSRIGIREATEKLWNFKSI; encoded by the coding sequence TTGAATATTCTTCCTAGAGATTTTTATTTACAAGACACAGTTACCGTTGCAAAAAATTTACTTGGAAAAAGACTAGTGAGAAAAATTGGAAGAGTTGAAGTTTCAGGAATTATTATTGAAACTGAAGCATACAAACACAAAGAAGATCCTGCAAGTCACGCATTTAGAAATATCACAGAAAGAAACAAGGCAATGTTTGGAGAAGTAGGGCATTCGTATGTGTATTTTACATATGGAATGCATTATTGTTTTAATGTAGTAGCAAGAAATTCAAAAACTGCTGCAGGAGCTGTATTGATTCGAGCAATTATGCCTGAGAAAGGAATAGAAAAGATGATTGCAAATAGAAAAATCTCAGATTTTAAAAATCTAACAAATGGACCTGCAAAATTAACACAGGCCTTGGAAATTACAAAAGAGCATTATGGGGTGGATTTAACTAAAAATTCTAAATTATTCATTACAGAAGGAGCTAAACCTAATAAAATTATAAAATCATCACGAATTGGAATAAGAGAAGCAACTGAAAAGTTATGGAATTTTAAAAGTATCTAG
- a CDS encoding HAMP domain-containing sensor histidine kinase → MKIVTKAYLLIAILIAVAAFNLLLLYQDDKSDVSQSYSIIRAGDVKVKAELISSLATSIASGNVEDKDDFVNQVEEIESTLSKIKNGGIIKNQLLERIPPTLINDYNRVETSWQKYKDSVLEVEKSSIFDPEATAAMNYILQKNQDLVLLTNNMVNEFEGLDRNFNEHKQIAKDLAECAKIIGQQTLLLSIGEEEDAQSELVEKNLKFEIGIRKLLQVSTLDLDVESVGATHEELEPIPRENSEALRKLDPLWEAIKLRVQTLEEKSLLSPEFNSAKIEMNLQKNILFEEIDSLLNAWNNEITSKGSEKFIIIQILLIVDIAVFFLVLFIIRQSLSPLEIITKALSKVKEGIYGEKIQYSGTDEIGQLIDNFNIMSDTIKIKEEEAKKTDIAKDEFLAMITHELKTPLVPIQGYADILLGEHLGKLTEKQRERIGIIKSSSETLLSIISDLLDAQKLDLGQLKMKKQLANIKETIDKAITSFKPEFEKNNVEVTTNLVDVKINHDPERIEQVMTNLIKNSLNVIKPGSGKIDIQLEDSPSEIKVSVKDNGVGIPKEKQNDLFKKFYQVDATLTREKGGSGLGLAICKGIIDNHQGVISVSSAPNQGATFSFTIPKEESKSTKSPVST, encoded by the coding sequence ATGAAGATAGTCACCAAGGCATATCTTTTAATTGCAATTTTAATTGCTGTTGCAGCATTTAACTTATTATTACTATACCAAGATGACAAATCCGATGTATCTCAATCATATTCAATAATTAGAGCAGGAGATGTTAAAGTGAAAGCAGAGTTAATTTCATCATTAGCAACTTCAATTGCAAGTGGAAATGTAGAAGACAAGGATGACTTTGTGAATCAAGTTGAAGAAATTGAATCAACTCTTTCAAAAATAAAAAATGGAGGGATAATTAAAAATCAGTTACTTGAAAGGATACCTCCAACACTAATCAATGATTACAATAGAGTAGAAACCTCTTGGCAGAAATACAAAGATAGTGTTTTAGAAGTCGAAAAGTCTTCTATATTTGATCCAGAGGCCACTGCTGCCATGAATTACATTCTACAAAAAAATCAAGATTTAGTATTACTTACAAACAATATGGTAAATGAATTTGAAGGACTAGATAGAAACTTCAATGAACACAAACAAATTGCTAAGGATTTAGCAGAGTGTGCTAAAATAATTGGTCAACAGACATTATTGTTATCAATTGGAGAAGAAGAAGATGCTCAAAGTGAGCTTGTAGAAAAAAATCTAAAGTTTGAGATAGGAATCAGAAAACTCTTACAGGTATCAACTTTAGATCTAGATGTCGAAAGTGTGGGTGCAACTCATGAGGAATTAGAACCAATTCCAAGGGAGAATTCAGAGGCATTAAGAAAGTTAGATCCATTATGGGAAGCAATCAAATTAAGAGTTCAAACCCTAGAGGAGAAATCACTCTTATCCCCAGAATTTAATTCAGCAAAAATTGAAATGAATTTGCAAAAAAATATACTATTTGAAGAAATTGATAGTCTGCTTAACGCATGGAATAATGAAATCACAAGCAAAGGTTCTGAGAAATTTATCATAATACAGATTCTACTAATAGTAGATATTGCAGTATTCTTCTTGGTTCTCTTTATCATCAGACAGTCATTATCTCCATTAGAAATAATTACCAAAGCACTCTCAAAAGTAAAGGAAGGAATCTATGGTGAAAAAATACAATATTCCGGTACTGATGAGATTGGTCAATTAATTGATAACTTCAACATAATGTCAGATACAATCAAAATCAAAGAAGAAGAAGCTAAAAAGACAGATATTGCAAAAGATGAATTCCTCGCAATGATTACTCACGAACTAAAAACACCATTAGTTCCTATCCAAGGATATGCAGATATTTTACTTGGAGAACATTTAGGAAAGTTAACAGAGAAACAAAGAGAAAGAATAGGAATTATCAAGTCAAGTTCAGAAACTTTGCTATCGATTATATCAGATTTGCTTGATGCACAAAAGTTAGATTTAGGTCAATTAAAAATGAAAAAACAACTGGCCAACATAAAAGAAACAATCGATAAAGCAATCACATCATTTAAACCAGAATTTGAAAAAAATAATGTAGAGGTCACAACCAATTTGGTGGATGTGAAAATCAATCATGATCCAGAAAGAATAGAACAAGTGATGACAAATCTAATCAAAAATAGTTTGAATGTGATCAAACCGGGTTCAGGAAAAATCGACATACAATTAGAAGACAGCCCAAGTGAGATCAAAGTAAGTGTAAAAGATAACGGGGTAGGAATTCCCAAGGAAAAGCAAAACGATCTGTTTAAAAAATTCTATCAGGTTGATGCAACACTTACTAGAGAAAAAGGAGGTAGTGGTCTTGGACTAGCAATTTGTAAGGGAATTATAGATAATCACCAGGGAGTAATTTCAGTATCAAGTGCTCCAAATCAAGGAGCAACCTTCTCATTTACCATTCCTAAAGAAGAGTCAAAATCTACAAAATCACCAGTTTCAACTTAA
- a CDS encoding sulfite exporter TauE/SafE family protein — translation MIDQLWLILLGFAAGILGSMIGLGGGIIVVPVLTFLGFPPTAAASNSLFAALSNSIASTISYTKQKRIEFSLGLKLGLLSIPGTVLGALISTDVTPIVFKILFGFVLIASAVYIFLRKKIQTKDKILSKQMMLFAVGASFFAGIISSFFGIGGGIIFVPLMVVGMGMAMKKAAPTSQLILLFASSSGVVVHSLLGHPDFLQAGFLAIGSFIGGLVGARLSLDVKERYLQILVSVVILIAAGKLFLDSLSENFPLFGF, via the coding sequence ATGATTGATCAATTATGGCTAATTCTATTGGGATTTGCTGCGGGAATTTTAGGTTCTATGATTGGCCTTGGGGGTGGAATAATAGTTGTTCCTGTATTGACTTTTCTAGGATTTCCACCTACTGCTGCAGCAAGTAATAGCCTCTTTGCTGCTCTTAGCAATTCAATTGCGTCTACTATCTCTTACACAAAGCAAAAGAGAATTGAATTTTCTTTGGGATTAAAACTTGGATTGTTATCTATTCCTGGAACTGTTTTGGGTGCACTGATTTCCACTGATGTCACTCCAATTGTTTTTAAAATATTATTTGGGTTTGTATTGATTGCATCTGCTGTGTACATTTTTTTGAGAAAGAAAATCCAAACCAAAGATAAAATTTTATCAAAACAAATGATGTTATTTGCAGTTGGTGCTAGTTTCTTTGCTGGAATAATTTCTTCATTCTTTGGTATTGGTGGCGGTATAATCTTTGTGCCATTAATGGTAGTTGGAATGGGTATGGCTATGAAAAAAGCGGCACCTACATCACAACTAATATTGTTATTTGCATCATCATCAGGAGTAGTCGTGCATAGTTTGTTAGGACATCCTGATTTTCTTCAAGCAGGATTTTTAGCAATTGGTTCTTTTATTGGTGGATTAGTTGGTGCAAGATTATCCCTTGATGTAAAGGAGAGATATCTGCAGATACTAGTATCAGTTGTAATCTTGATTGCAGCAGGAAAACTATTTCTTGATTCCCTAAGTGAAAATTTCCCACTCTTTGGATTTTAG
- a CDS encoding response regulator, which produces MADILIADDSDAIRLVLKDILSIGEHNVIAEAIDGAEAVELYQKHNPQILLLDLAMPRKDGLTVVKEVIAYDPNAKIILITASDDQKVINQCLECGASSYISKPFDFNGVLKTITEIAQ; this is translated from the coding sequence ATGGCCGATATCCTGATTGCTGATGATTCTGATGCAATCCGACTGGTCTTAAAAGATATTTTGTCTATTGGTGAACATAATGTTATTGCAGAAGCAATTGATGGAGCAGAAGCTGTTGAACTTTATCAAAAACATAATCCTCAAATTTTATTATTGGATTTGGCAATGCCTCGTAAAGATGGTCTGACTGTTGTTAAGGAAGTGATTGCATATGATCCTAACGCAAAAATTATTCTAATTACTGCAAGCGATGATCAAAAAGTAATTAATCAATGCTTAGAGTGTGGTGCATCATCTTATATCTCAAAACCTTTTGATTTTAACGGAGTGTTAAAAACCATTACAGAAATTGCACAATAA
- a CDS encoding TldD/PmbA family protein has protein sequence MDSSIEDLADKAINYAVGLGVQYCDARAEYQERKSVLIENGEIEHSKIVHDKGIGIRLIKNGMWSFCSITNPESFDKIKQVLDNTIKNTSTHNENNKINLSQITCENKKIDYPIIKKPEIEELTTLGLECNKIILDTPKIIKSIVNPWYTINSKYFVSSEGSHIKQNYTDVVVDMIATAHEGGLTQSVNITEGGRGGVEQLTNNDKIQRSANKISTKASSLINAKPAKEEKATVVMNPDFVSLLTHEILGHPSEADRVMGKEMAWAGGAWWKGKIGERIGSEHLNVFDDPTIKESLGWYEFDDEGVKSKKTHLVEKGILKNHMQNRETAEFFNTLPTGNMRATNYRFMPLIRMACTCIGNGDRNVEEIIKDVKNGYLISNMKIPSIDMNRYNWSISCQYAQKIENGETTDLLRDVIVVGTAPEFFESIDACGNDFTVRPITNCGKGDPMQSMIMGNGGPTIRGIATVKSVN, from the coding sequence ATGGATTCATCCATCGAAGATTTAGCAGATAAAGCCATCAATTATGCAGTTGGTTTAGGAGTTCAGTATTGTGATGCACGCGCAGAGTATCAAGAAAGAAAATCAGTACTAATTGAGAATGGAGAAATTGAGCACTCTAAGATTGTTCACGATAAAGGAATAGGTATTAGATTAATTAAAAATGGAATGTGGAGTTTTTGCTCCATTACAAATCCAGAGTCTTTTGATAAGATAAAACAAGTATTAGATAACACAATTAAAAATACTTCAACTCATAATGAGAATAATAAAATCAATCTCTCGCAAATAACTTGTGAAAACAAAAAGATAGATTATCCCATAATTAAAAAACCAGAAATTGAAGAGTTAACAACTCTTGGATTAGAATGCAATAAAATAATTTTAGACACGCCAAAAATAATAAAATCAATTGTTAATCCATGGTATACTATAAATTCAAAATATTTTGTAAGTAGTGAAGGCTCACACATTAAGCAAAACTATACTGACGTTGTTGTAGATATGATAGCAACAGCTCATGAAGGAGGACTTACACAATCAGTAAACATTACAGAAGGAGGAAGAGGCGGAGTAGAGCAATTAACAAACAATGATAAAATTCAAAGAAGCGCTAATAAAATTTCTACAAAGGCATCTAGTTTGATTAACGCAAAGCCAGCAAAAGAAGAAAAGGCAACAGTAGTAATGAATCCAGATTTTGTGTCATTGCTAACACATGAGATTTTAGGTCATCCATCTGAAGCTGACAGAGTTATGGGAAAGGAGATGGCGTGGGCAGGTGGTGCTTGGTGGAAAGGGAAGATAGGAGAAAGAATTGGTTCAGAGCATCTCAATGTTTTTGATGATCCTACAATCAAAGAGAGTTTAGGATGGTATGAGTTTGATGATGAGGGAGTTAAAAGTAAAAAAACACATCTTGTTGAGAAAGGAATTCTAAAAAACCATATGCAAAACAGAGAAACTGCAGAATTTTTTAACACACTTCCAACTGGAAACATGAGGGCCACAAACTATCGATTCATGCCACTAATTCGAATGGCATGTACGTGTATTGGGAATGGAGATAGAAATGTAGAAGAAATTATCAAAGATGTAAAAAATGGATATTTGATTTCAAATATGAAAATCCCATCAATTGATATGAACCGATATAATTGGAGTATTTCTTGTCAATATGCACAAAAAATTGAGAATGGAGAGACCACAGATTTGCTCAGAGATGTAATTGTAGTTGGAACTGCACCGGAATTTTTTGAATCAATTGATGCCTGTGGTAATGACTTTACTGTAAGACCCATAACTAATTGTGGCAAAGGAGATCCTATGCAATCAATGATAATGGGCAATGGCGGTCCAACAATTAGAGGGATTGCAACAGTAAAGAGTGTGAATTAA
- a CDS encoding uracil-DNA glycosylase codes for MSQKLEVIKQNVIECTKCDLCQTRTNAVPGKGNFHSDVIFVGEAPGRNEDVRGEPFVGVAGKKLSFALEEAGISRDDVYITNIVKCRPPKNRVPTVMERDTCKNYLNEEIAIIKPKLICILGNTAFNSLLGGSEITKFRGKLVRKDNQFYFLTVHPAATIYNQELIEVLKGDIKKLFELITELKNGNEIKVDIEYSS; via the coding sequence ATGAGTCAAAAATTAGAAGTAATCAAACAAAATGTTATAGAATGTACAAAATGTGATCTCTGCCAAACTAGAACAAATGCAGTACCAGGCAAGGGCAATTTTCACTCAGATGTGATCTTTGTAGGAGAAGCGCCTGGAAGAAATGAAGATGTCAGAGGAGAGCCATTTGTAGGAGTGGCAGGAAAAAAATTATCATTTGCACTTGAAGAAGCAGGGATTTCTAGAGATGATGTGTATATCACAAATATTGTAAAATGCAGACCACCAAAAAACAGAGTACCAACAGTTATGGAAAGAGATACATGCAAAAATTATCTCAATGAAGAAATTGCCATAATCAAACCAAAATTAATCTGCATATTAGGAAATACTGCCTTTAATTCATTGTTAGGAGGTTCTGAGATAACTAAATTCAGAGGAAAACTAGTTAGAAAAGACAATCAGTTTTATTTCCTAACGGTGCATCCAGCAGCTACAATATACAATCAAGAGTTAATTGAGGTTTTAAAGGGAGATATCAAAAAACTCTTTGAATTAATAACAGAGTTAAAAAATGGCAACGAGATCAAAGTAGATATTGAATATTCTTCCTAG
- a CDS encoding SDR family NAD(P)-dependent oxidoreductase, producing MLKFQNKIALVTGSGTGIGKAIATKFIENGASVIILGRRKEPLQEAAKELESKIPQGSVASVKIFAGVDVADETAMNEMFNTLKNENTTVDYIINNAGVSGPVTCFANAPLEDFKSTVAIHLTGTFWGSVQALKVMKEGGKIITISTFFTEERPLEQRPYRFRSPYTASQGAKNRLAEAMSWELTDKGIISIATNPGPVHSDRIYKTVYPKAAAEFMRVSGFEDLSPVEVDKANRELLELLGEDDNTIKEGIAKAAAKLANGKDVSKLTETFTNLLNKIQTIAEKVQNNTSHMIANREFLSQGQVAESVLNLCDDEIAKILNGKVIPGDRVFYPVKPHIGTTTPGVHQPDFAGKAIVLTIDATDKADADRVEFLAQHIVENGGKVACFISESTPKELQEQISSKFHSHVVDIRNPGDVERWLNTAKTNIGEILAVIHVTGKLPEISKLTEQTRAKWEELTAKFILTPATVAQRALEHFVPGGAKDPRLYKDAKGAIMIIGPDLPVDRKVTGTQRAQVEVFRGALRPFTTTVNQELSDVLNSKIRLFTIFPGTVTGTEPSNQRIADALNFLVSDSAASSAEVTFCVDESR from the coding sequence ATGCTAAAATTTCAAAATAAAATTGCTCTTGTAACAGGTAGTGGTACAGGTATAGGTAAAGCCATTGCTACAAAATTTATTGAAAACGGAGCAAGTGTAATCATTCTTGGAAGAAGAAAAGAACCACTCCAAGAAGCAGCAAAAGAGTTAGAATCAAAAATCCCTCAAGGTAGCGTGGCATCTGTTAAAATTTTTGCCGGAGTTGACGTAGCCGATGAAACAGCAATGAATGAGATGTTTAACACTTTAAAAAATGAAAATACTACCGTTGATTATATTATTAATAACGCAGGAGTATCAGGTCCTGTAACTTGTTTTGCAAATGCTCCATTAGAGGATTTTAAAAGCACTGTAGCAATACACCTTACTGGGACATTTTGGGGTTCTGTTCAAGCACTAAAAGTAATGAAAGAAGGAGGAAAAATAATTACAATTTCAACTTTCTTTACTGAAGAAAGACCCCTAGAGCAAAGACCTTACAGATTTAGAAGTCCATATACTGCATCTCAAGGTGCAAAAAACAGATTAGCTGAAGCAATGTCATGGGAGCTAACCGATAAAGGCATCATATCAATTGCAACAAATCCAGGCCCGGTTCATTCAGATAGAATTTACAAAACAGTTTATCCAAAAGCAGCAGCAGAGTTTATGAGAGTTAGTGGTTTTGAAGATCTTTCACCAGTAGAAGTAGATAAAGCCAATAGAGAATTACTAGAATTATTAGGCGAAGATGATAATACAATCAAAGAAGGGATTGCAAAAGCAGCAGCAAAACTTGCAAATGGTAAAGACGTATCCAAATTAACTGAGACATTTACAAATCTACTAAACAAAATCCAAACAATTGCAGAAAAAGTGCAAAACAACACATCACATATGATTGCAAACAGAGAATTTCTTTCACAAGGTCAAGTTGCAGAATCAGTTTTGAATTTGTGTGATGATGAGATTGCAAAGATACTAAACGGCAAAGTGATTCCTGGAGACAGGGTCTTCTATCCAGTAAAACCACACATTGGAACCACAACTCCGGGTGTTCATCAACCAGACTTTGCGGGAAAAGCAATCGTGTTAACAATAGATGCAACAGATAAGGCAGATGCAGACAGAGTAGAATTTTTGGCCCAACATATTGTGGAGAATGGTGGAAAAGTAGCTTGTTTTATTTCAGAGTCAACCCCAAAAGAACTCCAAGAGCAGATTAGCAGTAAATTTCATTCACATGTAGTAGATATTAGAAATCCAGGAGATGTAGAAAGATGGCTAAATACTGCCAAAACCAACATTGGAGAAATATTAGCAGTAATTCATGTCACTGGAAAACTACCAGAAATATCAAAATTAACTGAACAAACAAGGGCAAAATGGGAAGAACTAACAGCAAAATTCATTTTGACTCCTGCAACAGTCGCACAAAGAGCACTTGAACACTTTGTTCCAGGAGGAGCAAAAGATCCAAGATTATACAAAGATGCCAAAGGTGCAATCATGATAATTGGTCCGGATTTACCAGTAGACCGTAAAGTTACAGGTACACAAAGAGCTCAAGTTGAAGTTTTCAGAGGAGCGCTAAGACCATTTACAACAACTGTAAATCAAGAATTAAGTGATGTTCTAAATTCTAAAATTAGATTATTTACAATATTCCCAGGAACTGTTACAGGAACAGAACCTAGCAATCAACGAATTGCAGATGCACTAAATTTCCTCGTATCAGATAGTGCTGCTTCATCAGCAGAAGTAACTTTCTGTGTTGATGAATCAAGATAG